A DNA window from Trueperaceae bacterium contains the following coding sequences:
- a CDS encoding twin-arginine translocase TatA/TatE family subunit has translation MRIGPLGIWELLIILVVVLLIFGPRRLPDMAKGIGQSVREFRKGIRNMQTDISTAAESEEQDNANQSDVTTDNKS, from the coding sequence ATGCGTATTGGGCCGTTAGGAATTTGGGAGCTACTTATTATTTTAGTGGTGGTTCTGCTTATTTTCGGTCCTCGCCGGCTACCAGACATGGCAAAGGGCATAGGACAATCAGTCCGAGAGTTTCGTAAAGGAATTAGGAATATGCAAACCGATATTTCCACGGCGGCAGAGTCAGAAGAGCAAGATAATGCGAACCAAAGTGATGTCACCACGGACAATAAAAGCTAG
- the tatC gene encoding twin-arginine translocase subunit TatC, with protein MTFIEHIEELRNRFLIVLGAWVVGSGIAFVFRGRLLTWLKNAIPSPADVEVISTRLLEPFMVSMQTAAFAGLLFASPVVLGQVWGFIAPGLYKQERRWAAPFVLMSMIAFIGGTMFARYLVLPFALPILLGFLGPTVTTFLSIGDYISKMLLYMTVFGFLFEMPVLGFVLARIGLVRADLLTRYRRHAIVIGAILAALITPTGDPVNFLLVAGPLVVLYEITILIVRISQRKVKDDKSNRGFTSPD; from the coding sequence TTGACCTTTATTGAACATATTGAAGAGCTAAGGAATCGCTTCTTAATTGTTTTGGGCGCATGGGTCGTGGGCTCAGGCATAGCGTTTGTATTCCGTGGCCGTCTTTTAACTTGGCTTAAGAACGCGATCCCTAGTCCGGCTGATGTAGAAGTAATATCCACTCGACTTCTGGAACCCTTCATGGTCAGCATGCAAACAGCAGCCTTCGCTGGGTTACTCTTTGCGTCACCAGTCGTACTTGGTCAGGTGTGGGGCTTTATTGCTCCTGGACTGTACAAACAAGAACGACGTTGGGCTGCCCCTTTTGTACTCATGTCTATGATTGCCTTCATTGGTGGGACCATGTTCGCTCGCTACCTGGTCTTACCCTTTGCTCTGCCAATTCTCCTCGGCTTCCTAGGACCTACAGTCACTACCTTCCTTTCGATAGGTGACTACATTTCGAAGATGCTTCTCTACATGACAGTTTTCGGATTTCTGTTTGAAATGCCCGTCCTAGGCTTCGTCCTTGCTAGGATTGGGTTAGTTAGGGCTGACCTGCTAACTAGGTACCGGCGCCACGCCATAGTCATAGGTGCTATTCTAGCGGCTCTAATCACTCCAACAGGCGACCCTGTAAACTTTCTCTTAGTAGCTGGTCCGCTTGTTGTCCTGTACGAGATAACCATACTCATCGTGCGTATTTCGCAACGAAAGGTAAAAGATGATAAATCAAATCGAGGATTTACGAGCCCAGATTGA